A genomic region of Bubalus kerabau isolate K-KA32 ecotype Philippines breed swamp buffalo chromosome 10, PCC_UOA_SB_1v2, whole genome shotgun sequence contains the following coding sequences:
- the EIF3J gene encoding eukaryotic translation initiation factor 3 subunit J, translating to MAAAAAAGDSDSWDADTFSVEDPVRKVGGGGTAGGDRWEGEDEDEDVKDNWDDDEDEKKEEAEVKPEVKISEKKKIAEKIKEKERQQKKRQEEIKKRLEEPEEPKVLTPEEQLADKLRLKKLQEESDLELAKETFGVNNTVYGIDAMNPSSRDDFTEFGKLLKDKITQYEKSLYYANFLEALVRDVCISLEIDDLKKITNSLTVLCSEKQKQEKQSKAKKKKKGVVPGGGLKATMKDDLADYGGYDGGYAQDYEDFM from the exons atggcggcggcggcggcggcaggggACTCCGACTCCTGGG ACGCGGACACGTTCTCAGTGGAAGACCCGGTGCGGAAGGTGGGGGGCGGCGGCACTGCCGGCGGGGACCGCTGGGAGGGCGAGGACGAGGACGAGGACGTCAAG gATAACTgggatgatgatgaagatgagaaaaaagaagaagcagaagTAAAACCAG AagtaaaaatttcagaaaagaaaaaaatagcagagaaaataaaagagaaagaacggCAGCAGaagaaaaggcaagaagaaattaaaaagaga TTAGAAGAACCTGAAGAACCTAAAGTGCTAACACCAGAAGAACAATTAGCAGATAAACTGCGGCTTAAGAAATTACAGGAAGAGTCTGACCTTGAATTAGCAAAAGAGACTTTTG GTGTTAATAATACAGTTTATGGGATAGATGCTATGAACCCATCCTCAAGAGATGACTTCACAGAGTTTGGAAAGTTACTAAAAGATAAAATTACACAATATGAAAAGTCACTATATTATGCCAATTTTTTGGAAGCCTTAGTTCGAGACGTTTGTATTTCAT tggaaatTGATGACTTGAAAAAGATTACCAATTCACTGACTGTACTCTGCAGTGAAAAACAGAAGCAAGAAAAG CAGAGCAAagccaaaaagaagaagaaaggtgtGGTTCCCGGAGGGGGACTAAAGGCCACCATGAAAGACGACCTGGCGGACTACGGCGGTTACGACGGCGGATACGCACAGGACTACGAGGACTTCATGTGA